tgcgaataaataaaatgaaaactacaCATtatgtacaggacatcaccagcgggtgcaaaatatgtaaacacatgagagaaaagtacaggacaaaatactaaAAGAACATAACGCCTCATCAGTTGTCGGACTGTTTATTACTCCTATTTCGTGCTTTTAACAACAATATTGggaacttcataagacagcagcatccagaaattttaaaaacagaGTTAGAGCTTCACACGAACGAACAACGACAGTGTGGACATATAGAGTAAACAATCgacaaagacaaacattaagggccgttaAGCCAACACAAATTGTAATGCGTAATTCCTAGGAGAAATTTTatcaaggaaataaaataatagaagagAAGTAAATAGGAGAATAGAATaattagaagagaagaaaatggtaGAAGAAAATAATGTTGGGAGCCAAGAAAAATGTACTTTTCTCTCCAGTGCAAAAGCATTATGTCCTCTCACCCTCTGTTCTATAACCTTTACCAAGGCAGTGTAATCATTGACTATGAGATATACTCTGGTTTTTAAACTGAATCCATTGCACAACATCATTGTGTTTTCTCACCCATCTTCTAACTTATCATCAActggattatttttttattcttttacttgtttcaggacaatgtttgtccttgggtagtaactgttatttcctatttgcttagctgtagaaagtatgaaaaattgctaatatttccttcagactttgcttttgttacatttattcaaactccaaagaatcccgCTTAGTgtctatgatgctctcccactactcctgttcatgatcagagatgcacatattgtcatccactaagggacatgctcaagtgattaaggtcaagcaactgacaagtagatctgtgttattgagcagaatatttgctataacgatatttctgctccAGTAACTTAGCACTGAATATGTGTGAAATGTAATGgtaaaataggtcagtttcaaaacaatgatgtccaggtcacaaaagcaaagtttgaagggaatagttgtCAGTTCCTTTCATTTTTAGATCGAAGCAAGTAAGAAATAACACTTAATGACCAAAGACAATAAAAATGAAGATTTCTTACACAGTGTTTTTAACtctattattataaagaaattttaggaaaagAATTCAAGAATCCTCACATGTAATGtagtaaaatttttatatatatattttttttccagtatGTAAAAACCGATGATTTCTATGAGAAGCCATTATGGTTCCGACTTTTCTACATGATGCCAATATTTTGTGTCTTCCGCTGGCGTCTCTACATTGCCTGGATCCTAGCAGAATGTTCCTGCATGATGGGAGCATACGGGGCATATCCTGCCAGCTCCTTACCAAAATGTGGTCAGGGACCTTCTGACCTGAAAGCACTCCATAAAGTGTAAGTATAATATTATTCTGTTTACCTATTCAATAAACGTTATAGAGTATATTCTGACTAGAATTTCCAATTTGTCTTCGAGTTTTGGGGATTTTGTACTTAAAATAAATAGGTTTAATTTGGCATTAGTATATCAcgtagtctctctctttctctctctgtctctctctctctctcctatcctTAATCATCAATATAAATAGACTAGAAAGTCGGCTTCCCCATAATCTCTGTCATGTTAATGTGACACCCAAATTTCCCTCAATACACCTTGTATTGTCTTTCAAATTACAATCATATTTTTCAAGTCAGAAATCTTAAGATAGACTAAATACACAGCTATAAAGATGAAATGATTTCATCTAGAATGCTAATTCCAATATTGAAGTGTTTCTTCAACTGGCAAACCAAATATCCTAAAGCAGAACTTCACCTAGTACACTATTCTGGTTGCTTAATTGTCTGCATTGATATCATATGTTGGGCTCTTCAAGTATAACGGTAATCCTCTGTGGACTGTTAGTCTGGCATAGTCCACTAGATGTAAAAATGGCCCATATGCAATGGCTAGATAAAGATTGAGTGAAACCtagtaaccagttgatctagcaagcagggcctCATTTCAGTGAGGGGGCCAGTGCACAATAATGCTGTTGATAGGAAGGCTCCAAAACAGTGTGCATTTTCTCCTGATGATCCCATAAGCTGGTAGTacttgcatctgcaagttgtttgcaaaaaatctaaaaatactGGCATCAGTTATATTAATACTAACCTTTTGTTATCCAACCTACACTTGTTAATTCTTCTTGAATACCCATGATAGAATGCTGACATTACTattgattaaatgaaaaatattctgaTTCTATTTTTAGGAAATCTTTCCCAAAGAAAACAGCTAGTTATAACTTTGAAGCTGTAAATAACCTCTACATCTGGGGTTGTGAAATGGCACCTACCACCAAAGAAGCATTGCGCAGCTGGAATAAGTCAGTGCAGTATTGGCTGGCCAATATAGTCTACCGTAGAGTGCCAATGAAATCTTTTAGGTAAGTTATACATAAAGActtatgggtggatttggtagacagaaactgaaaaagccttttgtgtatatatgtgtgtgtatatatatatatataagtcagtaaatagtggggttgtgttaaccgcacatggagaaataataggaaaatgaaaaataataataaggcagaatgctaaactgaaagcatattttaatatagatgtgtaaaaaggatttctaaccggctttcattgcttggcaaattttcaagaagagggagaatgaaaatgttctttacaaaaaagtaaaaaacaggTAAAAGGTATAAATCCAGAATTTTAGTAATTCATGGAGTGCACACAGAACAGCAAGAATCCAAAGAATAATGTATCGATTCATTCTTAACACATTCAGGCAAATTCAAACATAGTGAAAAGCAAACAGCAATCAGGTGTTCACATTAGAATCTtccagaacatattaagaataaataggAATAGATATATTATTGTCAGAGATTTAATCTTTCCAGTGTTTCATTCACTAAGATCATGGATTCCATGTACTTCTTCAAAACTACCAGAGACCATGcccatgtgtcttttatgccatcaaatgtgGTTTGgctttttgtaaaataattagtGATGTACTCACTAATTTTCTCGTCAGGAACCAAAGCAACCTTTGCAAACTTCATTTTCTGGAAGCCACCAACAACATAagcctttctgctataagcacaaggcctgaaatttaggggaggggactagtcaattacatcaaccccagtacataactggtacttatttcattgacccccgaaaggatgaaaggcaaagtcaaccttggtggaatttgaactcagactataaggacgaacgaaatgctgctaagcattttgcccagcatgctaacaattctgccagctcaccaccttcaccaacaacaacctaataaaaataataagcatAACAACAGTTTCATACATTAACATAAGCTCCTGATAAATTTATAAGGAAAGAGTATTGTTGATTGAACTGAATCACacagtatatcactggtactaattctattgatATTGAAAGAGATGGAAATACGTGAGAGTTCAAACCCAGAActgaaaggggaaaaaattaatCACTGAAATATCTGGTACTATTGTCAGCACTTCTTGAACACccttgtgggaggggactagtcaattacattcacCCAgggtttcacttgtacttaatttatcaacaccgaaaggatgaaaggcaaagtcaaccttggtggaatttgaactcagaacataaagacaggcaaaatactgctaagcattttgcccagcatgctagcaattctgctagctcgctgccttcctTTACCCTaataaagaaaggatgaaaggcaaagttgacctcagtgggatttgaactatgAACATAAAGAGCTGGCAAACATTTcacaaagcatttttgtctgctgttgtaatgattctgccagcaagcAGAATAAGGAAAACAGTAGTAAttaatcattataatttttttttcccgttTCAGGGTATTTCTGACAATGGCTGTTAGTGCTTACTGGCATGGCGTCGACCCAGGATATTACATGAGCTTCCTCACAGTACCTCCAATCCTGATGGCTGAAAGAGTTATGATAGCAGCATTTAGAGATGAAGAAcctacaataaaacaaaaactatttgACCACGTGTGCTGGTTTTTTCGAATGCGAGGATTTGATTACAATTGCATGGGCTTCCTTTTACTTTCTTGGCACGATACAGTTCGTTACTGGTCATCCATATACTTTATTGGACATATAACTATTatagtattttttattgttggCACTATTTTCCGTCCACCTAGGAAAAAAACCAACGACTGAGTTTtgttaagttttgtttttttttgctacttTCGAACTTTCTAAGTATGTGACTGGAAttatgagattaaaaaaaaaatacaaaattacacagagtgaatgtgtgtacgtactttatttttcattatttctaaatcttcTTATATAATCTGGTTATTCCcttcaaattaaaattaattgatcacatttaaaaaaaatctcccCAACATTCCAAAACCCAACCCACCTACATAATGTAATGGCATGACTCCATGTAGTTTGTTATTTGTGACCTATCATGAACACTTTAAATCTGCTTTTGTTATGGTAGATGactgtcacacacagacacactcccAGCAGGTTAAATTAAATATCTATGAAAAATCTAAACATCCATAGAAACATGAAATAATGCAgtaacttcatatatatgtataatatatatatgtgtgtgtgtgtgtaagacgtgtatatatgtatgtgtatataagtatatgtatgtgtgcgtgtatgtatatatatatatatatatatatataatatatgtatatgtaaaatactgCTGTCGCTCTTTAATTTCATCTCTTCTGTCAACTTTTGCCTGAAGAAGGACTCTGTCTGAAACATTGGATTTTCCACTCCCCATAGTAAGTTAACTGTACTATTTTTCCtgattttactaaataatacaaATCTCGTCAACAGAGATCAATACCAGTCTCTTCAgattctgttttattatatatatatacatatatataaactaatgacAGTGCTCCAAAAATGGTTGCACTATaatgttaatgaaaaaaaaaatgcttgggTTTTTGGGAGGTGAGACAATTCTTATTTATCCaaaaatattgttgatttttttttcattttttttttttttctgttctctaATTATCTAATTAGATTGTAATTTGTTAGTCATTTCTTATGTGTTGCATATCTGTGTTTGCTTACTGTGACTCAGTTGCTCAAAGCATTCTGCATTTTCAGCTGAATTTAATGAATCCACTAAAAATTTTTGATGCTGAAATTTGACTTTATAATGTAACAACAATATGTGGTTTGTGACAATGAGTAAACTATGAATAAAGCTTGATGCTAAAGCAAGGTATAGCATTAATCTTCCAGTACCTTGTGGATGCATAGGACTCTTGTGAATTCAAACCACATATTTTCTATCTTGAGCAATTTCTTCTACATCCATCCAATTTCCTTCAGCAACATCTTTCATCATCTCTCTTAGCCAGGCCTCTCTCAGTTTACTATGCTACCTCCTGAAGGAGAATGCTGGGGACTGGTTGGCACTGGCACATAGCTAATACTTTCATGAGAGAAAGTGATTAGGCTAGAaggttaaatatttttgttaaattttcgaAAAGGAAATGGATGGGTTATGTCACTGGcgctctgtcagttacaatgTCAAGGGTTCAAATTGATCCGATTAACAGAAcatcctgctcatgaaattaacatgcaagtggctgcgcactccccagatatgtgtacccttaatgtaattctcagggagattcagcatgacacagagtgtgccaaggctggccctttgaaatacaggtactactcatttttcccagctgagtagacaggagtaatgtgaaataaatcatcttgctcaaggacacaatgcatcgctgggaattgaacttacgaccttatgatcataagccaaatgcccataaccactaagccatgcgccttcactggaTTAATTATGtactcagaagataaagaagtCTTATAACGCAAACATACAGATGTGGAGAAATTAATCTGTAATATTCCTTAGATTCatatttaattgttaaaaaaaaattttcttaatcaATAGAATTTCATAAAAGTACCATGAATTAAAACTGGTTTagttacataaaatatgtatttactttAAGGATCCATTTTGCTTCACTGACAAAATATTGACCTAAAAGTATAAATGACATTGACATTGTCTAGGTATGAAGACAAAATTTCATAATATCTATTTGGAGTGCATCTACCTCTAATTTATGGTTCATTGTCAATCCCATAACGTATATTAAtgcaaaatcaatattttgtatgtTGAAAAGAAACACTACTggatatgtagatgcatataagCATATCATTTTCTCTTCCATGCTTCTAAACCATGTGTTATAAATATCAAAGACAAAATACACTGGGCTCTGATTATTTCTTTGTAAGTTGTTATCAataatcagcatatatatataatcaaaatgtagaattcTGTTCTGTAACAAGAGTCACACTTTCAAACTCTCCATATAGTAACtgtgttttttaattatttaaaaaaataaaggcttaGATGCCTAGGAGTCTAATCTGAACTACAACtccgcactactactactactactacaaaaaacCTGGCTTGGgtagaaaaatacaaatgaagTAGAAGACAATCTGTTCATGTTTGGATCACATAGAGCAAATactagtagaaaaaaaatataccttGTATCTGTCATGTGTTACTCTGATGCAAGAACtaaaatcttttctatttttgtaaatatattttatctaaccTTTGACCTATCCCAGCCCATGCCAAATGATAATAGAAcagtatttatttgttaaatcCACATATTTTACTAAACATGTttctgaaattaataataaaaagaagaaaatgtatttttcctttcactcttatttttccatcttCCCAtctatctttcatctcttttcttaCATATCTTCTTCCACTGTTCGAAAttatttctttcctctttgtTCACCCTTtaagatgttttgttttttcctagtCATTCATTTAGCTCTTTGGCTTTTCCTCAACTTAGTCTAATCcattatttttgtcatcattCCTATTCTACCCAAGACTAATGAACTATTCTGTCTATTGTTTTTCACCCCACCCATCTCTTATACATGTTCTCATCTTGCAATTACTGACCACTTACTATGTGCTTCttaaactgaaaatatcaaaCTGTCTTCATTAAACTAACATTTCTCTCTTCTCCTgtctctaaaatatttttttttctaaaatcacatatgtaaaacaagagaaaagaaaaaggaaaataatttcaaaagaatattacttttcaaattaaaaaaaattttgattgtgtccaaaatgtaattattttttgtttacacaaacttaaatgttctttgtttacaaaagaaaaaataaaagaaaaaaacaaaatactgcaTTGACAATTTTTCTTGAAATCTggtgtaatatattattttatcaaattaagGATTTTTACCTGTTATTAATTAGAGGAGAAAGGCCAATAATGTTTAGGATGTTAGAAGGAAAGGGTGAATTACCCTCAAGCTAGATACTTAACTTGCCTACTAAATGGTACAGAACTTGCAACTTGAGTGCTTACTAAAAGGTATGGAAATGATGGCTAAGATGGTTGCTTGCCAAgcatgtggtttctggttcacactgtgtggcattttgggcatgtgtcttctgctataatcctgggccaatcaaagctttgagtagatttggccaatggaaactgaaagaagcccatcatgtatgtttCTTTAAATTTGCACTTCTCCACAAATGAATGAGCTACAAGTAGTGACGTTGTTGTCATTTTCcttgtcaacaaatcatccatTGGCTTTGCAACCTTCAAAGATGTGTGAAATAAGAGactccttacttgaaaaacaaggaaGAGTATCTGGCAGTAAAATAATGCCTCatactcatctaacccatgctagtatgtaaaaacagatgtaaaaataagtgaatgaatggaacagccatgtgcatggtggtggtgttaaactaagTAACAAATTAATTCCATTGCTCCAGAACAGGAATAGCCCATTCAGTAGTTTACAGTTTAATTTCCATGTAGTAAACTTCATTCACTAAGCTTTTGTCAAACCAAAGCAATGATAGAAAATACTTGTTCAAGGATCCAGACAGTGGTCCTTGTTAGAATTGCAAAGCTATAGTTGCAGGCTGATAAATAACTGAAAAGTTTTCACTGCTTGTTGAAAGATCTCAAGAATTTCAGGTTAACAATTAAATTTTCTATTGCATTAAATTATGTACAGGTCAATGAAGACACTTATTCTGccagaaaaagcagccaaatctcttaatCATACCCTGTTTTCTTAAAAACAGAAATTACATGAACTATATAGTcacgaatcatcatcatcatcatcatttaatgtctgttgtccatgctggcattggttggacagttttgatcaaagctggggagctgcaccagactccagtctaatttggcatggtttctgtggctggatgccctttgtaataccaaccactttgaagtgtgtgctgggtgcttttacgtagcaTCACATGGgcgtttttatgtggcactgcacaggtgctttcATGTAACACCGCCATgggtgctttacaccaccagatGGATCGGTGAATATGTTTTTGATCTTATGACTGCTATGGATCTGAAGTTAAACACCAGGAAAAAATCATGTGAAATTAGGcaagaagaaatcaatataaaaggAATTTTGCAAATGTTTTTCCCATTGAATTTTACATCAAAAATGCTTTGCTTATCAGTAAGTTGTGTAGAagtttatttaatgatatatatatataacaaaggaaTATTATAATTGTTCCTGTGATATTGTATGATAAATACATACCACATTGTAACAATTGAACAATTGCAAGTATTTTTAAAAGATACATCTACAatgcaaattatataaaatatattttcaatgctggacatCAATCAGAAAACTTGGCTGTTACAAGTGTAACAATAAGTCAAAGAGGaagcttctacatggtcattcatctcatttgaaataggaaatagcaAATCCTACTCTGCCACcttaaaagaaggaaagacactAGAAAATATAGTCTTGGATGTAGAAAAAGACAAGCTGATAATAAATTGAATGATTTTGATCAGAATTATGCTCAAGTAAGCTAAGCAacaactattactattactattaagcTAATGAGAAGATTTATGACTTAGTTGTTAAGCAACTGGTCTctcaatcataagattgtgggttcaattcctgattCAGAGGTAAACTGTGTTTTGGGGCAAGACtttttacttcatgttgctccagtccactaaactagcaaaaatgtttattaaaactGACAGACATTGGTCATCACTAAGTTAGCTCTGTAGTATTAACATGTCAGTGGTATGATCACAGACCTACAGGTATTAAGAGAGGCTATATTCAGCTCTTGAATACTAcattctttcttcacttttttaacaaaactgttaTTTGTAAATTACTACACGGTATCATTTATGTTCCTggcatggatctttccatggctCTTTGCATCGTAACCAATCAGTGTACTCCCATCTTCATAGTAACCCACATCTCACTTTGCTTACAAAAGCACTAGTAGAACAGTGCTATTGAAGAAAAACTGGTAGATAACTTGAGAACAGATCACAGAATACCAAAATCACAAGTTTTGCTGGACTGGACATGTTGCAATGTTCTcagacaacaggtggacctgTACAGTTGCCAAGTGTATCCAGGAGGTTAGAAAAAGTCACCCAGAATGCCTTCACAATATTGGGAAGATAATTGAAGATAATTTAGTTTAACAATTTGGACcaaaatggaaaagaagggtATAAtcaaggaagaaatgaaaatgcattgcggccagtggtgtataacaacatccgaatTTCTGGCTGATATAAGTGATACAGTGATTATTTATGCATGAGCAAGGGAGACCAACAAATCACTAGAAATACTAATCTGTTTTGAttcattttgataccaacctgcctgagccCACCCTGGATCTCTAATACAATCTttccattttaaagtgatctaaattaaaatcctcCTTGAAAATTTCAgattaatttgtttcaaacacaatctaaataatggtttcaaattttaacataagGTCAGCAAattcggtacttattttacacaactggtacttattttatcgactccagaaggatgaaaggcaaaattgactttggtggaatttgaactcagaacataaagccagacaaAATTTTGCCCAGCATGAACACCACctaaatgatcctttctactctcggcacaaggcctgaagtttttgggGAAGATATTAATCAGTTACATAGATCCCAATGctcgactggtaattattttatcaacaccgaaaggaggaaaggcaaaatcatccttggtagaatttgaactcagaatgtaaagatggacaaaatgctgctaagcatcttgcccagtgtgctaataattttgccagctcCCCACTTTATACTATCTAAATAATGGCagtaattttagtaaattcttcattaatttaaaaattaattgaaacaaaagcagtatattttGACAGGAAATGTTGTAAGAAAAGTATTCGAGTCTGAGAATAAGCAGCTGTTTAAATTTGATACTTAAATAGGAAGAATCATCAGAACAGGAGAACTATTAATAGTTTGTAGTGGGGAAGTTAAATCAAAGTAAAAATTAAATCTGAATAGATGTTTGTTGGCTTGTTATATTAAGTAATAAAGACTAATGTTGTGAGATGCTTCAACATTTTCTAGCACTAAAACAAACAAGGAATGTGTTTGTTTCTAAATtgacaaatgagaaaaaaattgaaaaaaaaaaaaaaggaaagaaaagaaataaactacaatttattttttatcaaaactgaaatacaaatatacaaatgttcGTGTAATGTAAGACACTTTAGCATACtgttttatctttcctttttcctttctttctttctttttttctttctttcatttagaaattataattgaTGACAATGTGAATGCAATCAGACAAAACTTTATTCTTTAATGCAATTATATTTGTCAATGTCATTGCATTAAGAAAACGGgttttgtttgtgtgaatgtggggGAGTGATAGTATGTTTTTCATTTTGCTCTTTATTTCTGATGTTGATACTACTTAGCAGGGGAACAGAGGAATTATACAGAGTCAAAAGGTTCTTATCAGTTGAAAGCAAAAACCATCTTGTACTTGATCTTGCTTTGTTTTAATATGAATAACTGctgatatacatatctatgtcacacacatagacacatatatttatgtgtgtgtgtgtacatatatatatatcctcatcctcatcctcatcgtttaacatccgctttccatgctagcatgggttggacgatttgactgaagactggtgaaccagatggctgcaccaggctccaatctgatctggcagagtttctacagctggatgccctttctaacgccaaccactccgagagtgt
The genomic region above belongs to Octopus bimaculoides isolate UCB-OBI-ISO-001 chromosome 2, ASM119413v2, whole genome shotgun sequence and contains:
- the LOC106877275 gene encoding lysophospholipid acyltransferase 7, which codes for MSMPLDDIVYVTLLLLSIPFGHVVKVTRSAVGKRALTGVVGAIMALLICRLHIIHSLITTTVNCLIVKLLPGKYCHIVSLFWCFTYLAFFRTASWFGFPAPPAFANAVQLFLTLRMIGLAFEIHDTKYPPRQGESNNKLLKLYQNVDPGVTDIFSYAYCYMGLLAGPYMKYRTYYDMLHEPDTNDIETVKPMLRRLSLIPIIALGYFTMSHFFSIKYVKTDDFYEKPLWFRLFYMMPIFCVFRWRLYIAWILAECSCMMGAYGAYPASSLPKCGQGPSDLKALHKVKSFPKKTASYNFEAVNNLYIWGCEMAPTTKEALRSWNKSVQYWLANIVYRRVPMKSFRVFLTMAVSAYWHGVDPGYYMSFLTVPPILMAERVMIAAFRDEEPTIKQKLFDHVCWFFRMRGFDYNCMGFLLLSWHDTVRYWSSIYFIGHITIIVFFIVGTIFRPPRKKTND